The Providencia sp. PROV188 genome includes a region encoding these proteins:
- the rluA gene encoding bifunctional tRNA pseudouridine(32) synthase/23S rRNA pseudouridine(746) synthase RluA: protein MLPYNPPTEPWLHILYQDEHIIVVNKPSGLLSVPGKAPEHHDSIMSRIQRDYPAAESVHRLDMATSGVMVVALHKAAERELKRQFREREPKKHYVARVWGHLEKPEGLVDLPLICDWPNRPKQKVCFETGKSAQTEYQVLEYEEQATRVKLSPITGRSHQLRVHMLALGHPILGDRFYAHEEALALAPRLQLHAQELYITHPEYGTPMHFTCPPDF from the coding sequence ATGTTACCCTATAATCCCCCTACTGAACCATGGCTACATATACTCTACCAAGACGAGCATATTATTGTAGTCAATAAACCTAGCGGCTTGCTTTCTGTACCAGGGAAAGCCCCTGAGCACCATGACAGCATCATGAGCCGTATTCAGCGGGATTATCCTGCGGCGGAGTCCGTTCACCGTTTAGATATGGCAACCAGTGGCGTTATGGTTGTCGCTCTGCATAAAGCGGCTGAGCGTGAACTCAAGCGTCAGTTTAGGGAGCGGGAGCCGAAAAAACACTATGTGGCTCGCGTGTGGGGTCATTTGGAAAAACCTGAGGGTTTGGTGGATTTACCGCTAATTTGTGACTGGCCGAATCGCCCTAAGCAGAAAGTCTGTTTTGAAACCGGAAAATCGGCCCAAACCGAATACCAAGTTTTAGAATATGAAGAGCAGGCAACGCGAGTCAAACTTTCGCCAATTACGGGACGCTCTCATCAGCTACGTGTCCATATGCTCGCACTGGGACACCCTATTCTTGGTGACAGATTTTATGCCCATGAAGAAGCATTGGCATTAGCACCACGTTTGCAGTTACATGCGCAGGAGCTGTATATCACTCATCCTGAGTATGGCACACCAATGCATTTTACTTGCCCGCCAGATTTCTAA
- the apaG gene encoding Co2+/Mg2+ efflux protein ApaG produces the protein MLNDPNVSIQVQSVYIESQSQPDIARFVFAYTICIRNLGRIPIQLMSRYWLITNSDGRKTEVQGEGVVGEQPVILPGKEYRYTSGAILETPMGTMEGYYVMLSDQGNHFHVDIPAFRLAIPTLIN, from the coding sequence ATGCTGAATGATCCCAATGTGAGCATCCAAGTTCAAAGTGTCTACATAGAAAGCCAATCCCAGCCCGACATTGCCCGTTTTGTCTTTGCGTATACTATTTGTATCCGCAATTTAGGGCGAATTCCTATACAGTTAATGAGCCGTTACTGGCTCATTACCAATAGTGATGGCCGTAAAACTGAAGTGCAAGGTGAAGGCGTGGTGGGTGAACAACCCGTTATCCTACCGGGCAAAGAATATCGCTATACCAGCGGTGCTATCTTAGAAACACCAATGGGTACGATGGAAGGCTATTACGTTATGCTGAGCGATCAAGGAAATCATTTTCATGTTGATATTCCTGCATTTCGCCTCGCTATCCCAACACTGATTAATTAA
- a CDS encoding LysE family translocator gives MYQTSIMVATIAALGMISPGPDFFLIIKNAARYQRSAAMMTAFGIIVAIALHMSYCVAGLAVLITTTPWLFNILKYAGAAYLIWIGIKSLMPQKAQSVDLMSNQHEHVTFKKAFMQGFLCNVLNPKATLFFLAIFTQMLSVDSTFSEKLWFAFIIWGLAVIYWPILVCLIQSAPVRKGLAKVQKYVDKVLGVVLVAFGIRVALS, from the coding sequence ATGTATCAGACCAGTATCATGGTCGCGACGATTGCCGCCCTTGGCATGATCTCACCAGGTCCAGATTTCTTTTTAATTATCAAGAATGCAGCGCGTTACCAACGTTCCGCAGCCATGATGACCGCCTTCGGTATTATCGTTGCTATTGCACTTCATATGTCTTATTGCGTGGCAGGGCTCGCCGTGTTGATTACCACCACGCCATGGTTATTTAATATTCTTAAATATGCTGGCGCGGCGTATTTAATCTGGATTGGGATTAAAAGCCTGATGCCGCAAAAGGCTCAGAGTGTTGATTTAATGAGCAATCAACATGAGCATGTCACATTCAAAAAAGCGTTCATGCAAGGTTTCTTATGTAACGTCTTAAATCCTAAGGCAACTTTATTCTTCTTAGCGATTTTTACTCAAATGCTTAGTGTGGATTCGACATTCTCAGAAAAGCTCTGGTTCGCCTTTATTATTTGGGGTCTTGCTGTGATTTACTGGCCAATTTTGGTGTGCTTAATTCAAAGTGCCCCCGTTAGAAAAGGGCTAGCGAAAGTACAAAAATATGTGGATAAAGTCCTTGGCGTGGTGCTAGTAGCATTCGGTATACGCGTAGCATTAAGCTAA
- the djlA gene encoding co-chaperone DjlA, which translates to MHYWGKIIGVILAIVSGLGFWGALAGLLIGHGFDKASAQRKFAGAFNKRDRQIIFFASTFQILGHLTKSKGRVTETDIQLASNLMDRMQLHGETRKAAQQAFREGKSPDFPLRDVLKQLRMACYGRFDLVQMFLEIQLQAAFADGTLHPNERKVLFIIAEELGISQIQFEQFLDMIQSGRQFGHGYSQQQSGGYYQQNNGPTLEDACKVLGVSVDDDPTKIKRAYRKLMSEHHPDKLVAKGLPPEMMEIAKQKAQSIQAAYDLVKKEKGFK; encoded by the coding sequence ATGCACTATTGGGGTAAAATTATTGGGGTGATACTCGCTATTGTCTCCGGTTTAGGGTTTTGGGGAGCATTAGCCGGCTTACTGATTGGGCACGGTTTTGATAAGGCTTCGGCTCAACGTAAGTTCGCTGGCGCCTTCAATAAGCGCGACAGACAAATTATTTTCTTCGCAAGTACCTTTCAAATATTAGGGCATTTAACCAAGTCAAAAGGGCGTGTCACCGAGACTGATATCCAGTTAGCATCGAACCTGATGGACAGAATGCAACTGCACGGAGAAACTCGCAAAGCCGCTCAACAAGCCTTTAGAGAGGGGAAATCCCCAGACTTTCCACTGCGTGATGTTCTTAAACAATTACGTATGGCTTGTTATGGTCGTTTTGACCTTGTTCAGATGTTTCTGGAAATTCAATTACAAGCTGCTTTCGCGGATGGAACCCTACATCCTAACGAACGAAAAGTGCTATTTATTATTGCGGAAGAGCTGGGTATCTCCCAAATTCAGTTTGAGCAATTCTTAGATATGATCCAAAGCGGTCGCCAGTTTGGTCATGGTTATTCTCAGCAGCAGTCTGGAGGCTATTACCAACAAAATAATGGCCCTACGCTGGAAGATGCCTGTAAGGTACTTGGGGTTTCCGTCGATGATGACCCAACGAAAATTAAGCGAGCGTACCGTAAGCTGATGAGTGAGCATCATCCCGATAAGCTCGTTGCTAAAGGTTTACCGCCAGAGATGATGGAAATTGCTAAGCAAAAAGCACAGTCAATTCAGGCGGCTTATGATCTTGTTAAAAAAGAGAAGGGTTTCAAATAA
- the apaH gene encoding bis(5'-nucleosyl)-tetraphosphatase (symmetrical) ApaH has translation MSTYIVGDIHGCYRELRELLDSVNFDPQQDTLWLTGDLVARGPESLQVLRYVKSLGSSARLVLGNHDLHLIGIYCKISRNKPKDHLDELLNAPDIDELINWLRRQPLLQVDEEQKMVMTHAGITPQWDLETAKMCAREVEAVLSSDAYPLFIDSMYGDMPNNWSESLMGLARLRYSTNALTRLRYCFPNGQLDMICKESPAKAPAPLKPWFSLPSQFPEDYAIFFGHWASLEGKFTPEHVYAMDTGCCWGGDLTLLHWETKTFHRQKSHQKRRKE, from the coding sequence ATGTCCACATACATTGTAGGTGATATACACGGTTGTTATCGTGAGCTGCGGGAACTTCTCGATAGCGTGAATTTCGATCCACAGCAAGATACATTGTGGCTAACGGGTGACCTTGTTGCTCGTGGACCCGAGTCATTGCAAGTCTTACGCTATGTGAAAAGTTTAGGCTCATCAGCACGATTAGTGTTAGGCAACCATGACCTACATTTAATTGGTATCTACTGCAAAATCAGTCGCAATAAGCCTAAAGACCATCTTGATGAGCTACTTAATGCGCCCGATATCGATGAACTCATCAATTGGTTACGCCGTCAGCCACTTTTACAAGTCGATGAAGAGCAAAAAATGGTCATGACCCACGCTGGCATTACGCCACAGTGGGATCTCGAAACCGCAAAAATGTGCGCTCGCGAAGTGGAAGCCGTGCTTTCAAGCGATGCATATCCGCTATTTATTGACTCTATGTATGGCGACATGCCAAACAATTGGTCTGAAAGTTTGATGGGATTGGCGCGTTTACGCTACAGCACCAATGCCCTCACCCGCCTGCGTTATTGTTTTCCAAATGGGCAACTGGACATGATCTGTAAAGAGAGCCCAGCTAAAGCTCCTGCTCCACTGAAGCCGTGGTTTTCTCTACCAAGTCAATTCCCTGAAGATTACGCCATTTTCTTTGGTCATTGGGCATCATTGGAAGGTAAGTTTACACCGGAACATGTGTATGCGATGGATACTGGCTGTTGCTGGGGAGGGGATTTAACGCTACTTCACTGGGAAACTAAAACATTCCATAGACAGAAATCTCACCAGAAACGTCGCAAAGAGTGA
- the surA gene encoding peptidylprolyl isomerase SurA, with the protein MKNWRTLILGLMFASSASLAAPQQMDKVAAVVNNGVVLESDVQNMINTVKLNARNANQQVPDDQTLRQQIIDRLVMDNIMLQMANQMQINIPEEAVNATIADIARQNNLTLPQMEKRLTADGINMGKYRSEIRKEMLLAEVRNNEVRRRITILPQEVDALAEQMDSQMNAQKGVNLSHILIPLPENPTPEQLSKAESLVDKILTDLKKGSDFGKLAIAYSADPQALKGGNMGWSRLQELPVVFSDQLKNSKKGDIVGPIRSGVGFHILRVNDVTGDTHQPISVTEVKARHILLKSSPIMDDATARQKLTQLAQEIRNGRISFEEAAKENSEDPGSALKGGELGWNMPDVYDPAFRDALMKLKKGEISQPVPSSFGWHLIQLEDTRSVDKTDAAKKDQAYRLLFNRKFNEEAQTWMQEQRAAAYVNIVDGRQSQSNDEQAK; encoded by the coding sequence ATGAAGAATTGGAGAACGCTTATTCTGGGACTGATGTTCGCAAGCTCTGCAAGTTTAGCTGCGCCACAGCAAATGGATAAAGTGGCTGCGGTTGTCAACAACGGAGTTGTACTTGAAAGCGACGTCCAGAATATGATCAATACAGTGAAGTTGAATGCACGTAATGCAAATCAACAAGTTCCTGATGATCAAACCCTGCGCCAGCAAATCATCGACCGTTTGGTTATGGATAACATCATGTTGCAGATGGCTAACCAAATGCAGATTAATATCCCTGAAGAAGCTGTGAATGCGACTATCGCGGATATTGCTCGCCAAAACAATTTAACCTTACCGCAGATGGAAAAACGCCTGACTGCGGATGGTATCAATATGGGCAAATACCGCAGCGAAATCCGTAAGGAAATGCTGTTAGCGGAAGTGCGTAATAACGAAGTTCGCCGCCGTATCACCATTTTGCCTCAGGAAGTTGATGCATTAGCTGAGCAAATGGATTCTCAAATGAATGCTCAGAAAGGCGTAAATTTAAGCCACATTCTGATCCCACTGCCAGAGAACCCAACGCCAGAACAGTTATCAAAAGCAGAATCGTTAGTTGATAAAATCTTAACTGACCTGAAAAAAGGCTCTGATTTCGGTAAATTAGCGATTGCTTACTCTGCTGACCCTCAAGCACTGAAAGGTGGAAACATGGGTTGGTCACGTTTGCAAGAGCTGCCAGTGGTCTTTTCTGACCAACTGAAAAACTCGAAGAAAGGCGATATCGTTGGTCCAATTCGTTCTGGTGTAGGCTTCCATATTTTACGTGTCAATGACGTTACTGGTGATACTCACCAGCCAATATCCGTCACCGAAGTGAAAGCGCGTCATATCTTACTGAAATCATCACCAATTATGGATGATGCAACAGCAAGACAAAAACTGACTCAACTGGCTCAAGAGATCCGTAACGGCAGAATTTCATTTGAAGAAGCGGCTAAAGAAAACTCCGAAGATCCAGGTAGTGCATTAAAAGGTGGGGAATTAGGTTGGAATATGCCTGATGTTTACGACCCTGCATTCCGTGATGCACTGATGAAACTGAAAAAAGGTGAAATCAGCCAACCTGTACCTTCAAGTTTCGGCTGGCACTTAATTCAGTTAGAAGATACTCGCAGCGTTGATAAAACTGATGCCGCGAAGAAAGATCAAGCGTACCGTTTACTGTTCAATCGTAAGTTTAACGAAGAAGCGCAGACTTGGATGCAAGAACAACGCGCTGCGGCTTATGTGAATATCGTTGATGGTCGCCAAAGCCAATCTAATGATGAACAAGCAAAATAA
- the folA gene encoding type 3 dihydrofolate reductase, translated as MNISLIAAMAFDQVIGMENAMPWNLPGDLAWFKRQTLNKPVIMGRVTYEALGRPLPQRVNIVLSSQAGTETGVIWVKSVEEALEAAKAVEGADEIMVIGGGKVYQQFLPMANKLYLTHVDAEVIGDTHFPAYEPDEWDSIFTEYHEADEANSHGFCIEVLTRRV; from the coding sequence ATGAATATTAGCTTAATCGCAGCAATGGCGTTCGATCAGGTTATCGGCATGGAAAATGCGATGCCTTGGAATTTACCAGGTGATTTGGCGTGGTTTAAGCGTCAAACATTGAATAAACCTGTGATTATGGGACGCGTGACTTATGAAGCCCTAGGTCGTCCTTTACCGCAGCGTGTCAATATTGTTTTAAGTAGCCAAGCAGGCACAGAAACTGGTGTTATCTGGGTTAAATCAGTTGAAGAAGCATTAGAAGCCGCGAAGGCAGTTGAAGGTGCTGATGAGATTATGGTGATTGGTGGTGGTAAGGTTTATCAACAATTCCTTCCAATGGCGAATAAACTCTATTTGACTCACGTGGATGCTGAAGTGATTGGGGATACACATTTCCCTGCTTACGAGCCTGATGAATGGGACTCTATTTTCACTGAATATCATGAGGCAGACGAAGCGAATAGCCACGGTTTCTGCATTGAAGTTCTGACTCGTCGCGTTTAA
- the rsmA gene encoding 16S rRNA (adenine(1518)-N(6)/adenine(1519)-N(6))-dimethyltransferase RsmA, whose protein sequence is MNNRVHQGHLARKRFGQNFLTDQFIIDSIVDAMHPQPGQAIVEIGPGLGALTEPVGSRMDKMTVVELDRDLAARLHVHPQLKDKLTIIQQDAMTVDFGELAKQAGQPIRVFGNLPYNISTPLMFHLFTFTNQISDMNFMLQKEVVNRLVAGPGSKAFGRLSVMAQYYCNVVPVLEVPPTAFAPPPKVDSAVVRLIPHKENPYPVKDIKVLSRITTQAFNQRRKTIRNSLGDLFSVEQLTELGIDPGTRAENISVEHYCKMANYLCNLSE, encoded by the coding sequence ATGAATAATCGAGTCCATCAGGGGCACCTTGCCCGCAAACGTTTCGGGCAGAACTTTTTAACTGACCAATTTATTATCGACAGTATTGTAGATGCAATGCACCCACAACCAGGACAAGCCATTGTAGAAATTGGTCCGGGTCTTGGTGCATTAACTGAACCTGTTGGCAGCCGCATGGATAAAATGACGGTTGTCGAACTTGACCGCGACCTTGCTGCTCGTCTGCATGTCCATCCACAGCTGAAAGACAAGCTAACCATCATCCAGCAAGATGCGATGACTGTCGATTTTGGTGAACTGGCGAAACAAGCTGGACAGCCAATACGCGTATTTGGTAATTTGCCTTATAACATCTCAACACCGTTGATGTTCCACCTGTTTACATTCACCAACCAAATTTCCGACATGAATTTCATGTTGCAAAAAGAAGTGGTTAATCGATTAGTAGCAGGTCCTGGAAGCAAAGCTTTCGGTCGTTTAAGCGTAATGGCGCAATATTACTGCAATGTTGTTCCTGTGCTTGAAGTTCCGCCTACTGCCTTTGCGCCACCACCAAAAGTGGACTCTGCGGTAGTAAGATTGATCCCTCACAAGGAAAATCCATACCCAGTGAAGGATATTAAAGTATTGAGCCGTATTACAACCCAAGCATTTAACCAACGTCGTAAAACTATCCGCAATAGTCTTGGGGATTTATTCAGCGTTGAGCAGTTAACCGAACTGGGTATCGACCCGGGAACGCGCGCTGAGAATATCTCCGTTGAGCACTATTGTAAGATGGCAAACTATCTGTGTAATTTATCGGAATAG
- the pdxA gene encoding 4-hydroxythreonine-4-phosphate dehydrogenase PdxA, with protein sequence MMNKQNKPIVITPGEPAGVGPDLLIQLAQQAWPVELVACADPDLLIQRAKTLNLPLTLREYDAKQPQTSVAGQLSIVPVSLSVLAEAGKLDVRNGEYVTETLARACDGCLNGEFSAIVTGPVHKGIINDAGIPFSGHTEFFADRSHCDRVVMMLATQELRVALATTHLPLKDVSEAITQQSLHEVITILHHDLQTKFGIENPHIYVCGLNPHAGESGHMGMEEIETIIPALETLRKQGITLIGPLPADTLFQPKYLTDADAVLAMYHDQGLPVLKYQGFGRAVNITLGLPFIRTSVDHGTALELAGTGQADAGSFITALKLAIQMTQKNS encoded by the coding sequence ATGATGAACAAGCAAAATAAGCCAATCGTCATCACCCCCGGTGAACCTGCCGGGGTAGGCCCAGATCTTCTGATCCAACTCGCTCAGCAGGCATGGCCTGTCGAGCTTGTGGCTTGCGCAGACCCAGACCTGCTTATTCAACGCGCTAAAACTCTCAATTTACCGCTAACATTACGCGAATATGATGCAAAACAGCCACAGACTTCCGTCGCAGGGCAGTTATCGATTGTTCCCGTTTCACTGAGTGTACTGGCAGAAGCTGGAAAACTCGATGTTCGTAATGGTGAATATGTTACTGAAACTTTAGCCCGCGCTTGTGATGGCTGTTTGAATGGTGAATTTTCTGCCATCGTAACGGGGCCTGTTCACAAAGGCATTATCAATGACGCTGGTATTCCATTTAGTGGACATACCGAATTTTTCGCAGATAGAAGCCACTGTGACCGCGTTGTGATGATGCTTGCAACACAAGAATTACGTGTCGCTTTAGCGACCACGCACCTGCCGCTAAAAGATGTCTCCGAGGCAATTACCCAACAAAGCTTGCATGAAGTGATCACCATTTTGCATCATGACCTGCAAACCAAGTTTGGTATTGAAAACCCGCACATTTATGTTTGTGGGCTTAACCCTCATGCCGGAGAAAGCGGACATATGGGAATGGAAGAGATTGAAACCATCATTCCAGCCCTAGAAACCTTGCGTAAACAAGGTATTACCTTAATCGGTCCTTTACCCGCAGACACGCTTTTCCAACCGAAGTATTTAACCGATGCAGACGCCGTATTAGCGATGTATCACGATCAGGGGCTACCTGTGTTAAAATACCAAGGTTTCGGCAGAGCGGTAAATATTACCCTTGGTCTGCCATTTATCCGTACTTCCGTCGATCACGGCACAGCGCTTGAATTAGCAGGTACGGGTCAAGCCGATGCGGGCAGTTTCATCACCGCATTGAAATTAGCTATCCAAATGACACAAAAGAATTCATGA
- the lptD gene encoding LPS assembly protein LptD encodes MKKSYPTIIATMVWAAIYSQQAHADLAAQCMLGVPVYDKPIISGDQNSLPIEIQADDVTGEYPNFVEYTGNVDIQQGNQTLTADNVKLTQTQKEGEEPVREVTATGNVHYDDPQIILKGPSAWSNLDNKNTDVDDGNYMMVGRQGRGDAKKMKMRGENRYSIMENGTFTSCLPGSNTWSVAGSEVIIDREEEVAEIWHARFRIADVPVFYSPYMQLPIGSKRRSGFLIPMGSYSNNDGLEFTLPYYWNIAPNYDATITPQFMTHRGVKLNNEFRYLITPGTGTIAFDFINHDRAYIKDKENGKRDARDSDDRWLFYWRHSGTFAQHWNFGADYTKVSDRQYFTDFSSQYGSTTDGYATQKFNVGYSDTNWNMKVSHKQFQIFVDDPNRRAYKAEPQIDFNYYQNDVGMLDFHTYAQAARFTSVGENNPDATRLHIEPEVSMPLSNGWAQMNNSVRLFATHYDQDIPKAQENSALDKNVTRVLPMFKSDAKVVFERDLFQGSDFVQTLEPRVQYLYIPYKDQDNINNYDSSLLQSDYSGLFRDRIYSGLDRIASANQFTTGLTTRIYDENLAERFNFSVGQIYYLERPRAGNSTRKIDDKSDTGSLLWATDAMWHIDENWGISGNLQYDRRLGNITMGNAVTEYRFDADRLIQLNYRFVDRDYIQATYQKDNEKVYKLPEYQQGISQVGTVVSWPLSDNWGFVGSYYYDTKQQQSASQLVGLQYNACCWAVNLGYERKIVGWQNEKFSSEYDNKWSINVELRGLNNNHSLGSQEMLKQGIIPYQRAF; translated from the coding sequence ATGAAGAAAAGTTATCCCACAATAATCGCCACCATGGTATGGGCGGCTATTTATAGCCAGCAAGCACATGCTGATCTTGCAGCACAATGTATGCTTGGGGTGCCTGTTTATGACAAACCTATTATCTCTGGTGATCAAAATAGCTTACCGATTGAGATTCAAGCTGACGACGTCACAGGGGAATACCCTAATTTTGTCGAATATACTGGTAACGTTGATATTCAGCAGGGCAACCAGACTCTCACAGCAGATAACGTTAAACTGACACAAACCCAAAAAGAGGGTGAAGAACCGGTTCGTGAAGTGACGGCGACGGGGAATGTCCATTACGATGACCCTCAAATTATCCTGAAAGGCCCTTCAGCGTGGTCAAACTTAGATAATAAAAACACTGACGTTGATGACGGTAACTACATGATGGTAGGTCGTCAAGGTCGCGGTGACGCGAAAAAAATGAAAATGCGAGGTGAAAACCGCTATTCCATTATGGAAAACGGGACTTTCACCAGCTGCTTACCGGGCAGTAATACATGGAGCGTTGCTGGCTCTGAAGTGATTATTGACCGCGAAGAAGAAGTCGCAGAAATTTGGCATGCTCGTTTCCGTATCGCAGATGTGCCTGTGTTCTATAGCCCATATATGCAGTTACCGATTGGTAGCAAGCGCCGTTCTGGTTTCTTAATCCCAATGGGAAGCTATTCAAACAACGACGGGTTAGAGTTCACGCTGCCGTATTATTGGAACATCGCACCAAATTACGATGCGACGATTACGCCACAATTTATGACCCACCGAGGCGTAAAATTAAATAACGAATTCCGTTATTTAATCACACCAGGTACGGGGACCATCGCATTTGACTTTATTAACCACGATCGTGCTTATATTAAAGATAAAGAAAATGGTAAGCGTGATGCCCGTGACAGCGATGACCGCTGGTTATTCTACTGGCGCCACTCAGGGACCTTTGCTCAGCACTGGAACTTTGGTGCCGACTACACCAAAGTAAGTGACCGTCAATACTTTACTGATTTTAGCTCTCAGTATGGTAGCACCACTGATGGCTATGCCACCCAGAAATTTAACGTCGGCTATTCTGATACCAATTGGAACATGAAAGTGTCTCACAAACAGTTCCAAATCTTCGTTGATGACCCGAACCGTCGTGCTTATAAAGCTGAGCCACAAATCGATTTTAACTATTACCAAAATGACGTCGGTATGTTGGATTTCCATACCTACGCACAAGCTGCACGTTTTACCAGCGTAGGTGAAAATAACCCAGATGCAACCCGTTTGCATATCGAGCCAGAAGTCAGCATGCCGCTGTCTAACGGTTGGGCGCAGATGAATAACAGTGTAAGGCTATTTGCTACTCACTATGATCAAGATATCCCCAAAGCCCAAGAAAATAGCGCCTTAGATAAAAATGTCACCCGCGTGCTGCCTATGTTTAAGAGTGATGCGAAGGTGGTATTTGAGCGCGACTTATTCCAAGGCAGTGATTTTGTTCAAACATTAGAGCCACGAGTTCAGTATTTATATATTCCGTATAAAGATCAGGACAATATCAATAACTACGACTCATCATTATTACAATCTGATTATTCGGGCTTATTCCGTGACCGTATTTACAGTGGTTTAGATCGTATCGCTTCTGCGAACCAATTCACAACTGGTTTAACCACCCGTATTTATGATGAAAACTTAGCTGAACGCTTCAATTTCTCCGTCGGGCAAATTTACTATTTAGAGCGCCCTCGTGCGGGGAATTCAACGCGAAAAATTGATGATAAGAGTGACACAGGATCATTGCTGTGGGCAACGGATGCCATGTGGCACATTGATGAAAACTGGGGCATTAGTGGGAACTTACAGTATGACCGCCGCCTTGGCAACATCACCATGGGAAATGCGGTCACCGAGTATCGCTTTGATGCGGACAGACTGATTCAGCTCAATTACCGTTTTGTTGACCGTGACTATATCCAAGCTACATATCAAAAAGATAATGAGAAGGTATATAAATTACCAGAATATCAACAAGGTATTTCCCAAGTAGGTACCGTGGTAAGTTGGCCATTAAGTGATAACTGGGGCTTTGTCGGCTCGTATTATTACGATACCAAACAGCAACAATCTGCCAGCCAGCTTGTCGGATTACAGTACAATGCCTGCTGTTGGGCGGTGAATTTAGGGTATGAACGTAAGATTGTGGGTTGGCAAAATGAGAAGTTCAGCAGTGAATATGACAATAAATGGTCTATCAACGTGGAACTTAGAGGCCTAAATAACAATCATAGTTTAGGTAGTCAGGAGATGTTGAAACAAGGTATTATTCCTTATCAACGTGCTTTCTGA